From Thermococcus barophilus MP:
GGATTGTTGAGGAAAAATTGCAAGGAATCTTCCAAGATATCTATGATTCGGGCAAAAGAAGATTAGCAACATATGAGCTTGTGTGGGAAATTGGAAAACGTTTGGAGAATGAAGAAGGCAAAGAGAACAGCTTCACTTACTGGGCGTATAAAAATAAAATTCCAGTGTTCATCCCTGGCATTACTGATGGAGCAGTTGGCTACCAGCTCTGGCTTTTCATGCAAGATAAAGAGGATTTCATCGTCGATGTTTTCAAAGATGAAACAAAGCTCGATGAGATAATGGCATCGTTGGCTTCAAACAACAAGAAGAGCGGCGCTTTGATGATTGGTGGAGGGATTTCAAAGCACCACACAATATGGTGGAATCAGTTTTGGAAAGAAGGTCTTGACTATGCTGTCTATATAACGACAGCAGTTGAATGGGATGGTTCATTGAGCGGTGCAAGGATGAGAGAAGCAGTTTCATGGGGCAAAGTTAAGGAAGATGCAAGGTACGTTACCGTTGAAGGTGATGCGACGGTTTTACTTCCCTTTATGATTGCATCTCTACTGGAAAGGCTTTAATTTTAATCCCAACTTTTAATTTTTAATGCACTTAGGTATCAAAACATTATTAAACTCCAAAAGCCAATTCTCTAATGCCCGGGGAGCACCGCCGAAGGCGGAGTCTATGAACTTGGGCGGGTTATTGCCCCCATCACTTCTCGGAAATTAGTCTAAAGCTGGATAAACCCCAAAGTGCTAATAAGTGCATGTAAAAAGCTGAAATTAAAAACGAGAAGAAGAGAAAAGGGCTCACATACCAAGCTCTTCTTTAATTGTCTCAGCAAGCTTTTGGATTCCAATCTTAATCTTCTCTTCGTCAACGTATGTGAAGTTCAAACGCATTGTGTTCTTGACATCTCTGTACGCAAAGAACGCCTCTCCTGGGACATAGGCAACACCCTTTGCAACTGCCTTTTCAAGCATCTTCTTCGTGTCAATGCTTTCTGGAACCGTTGCCCAGACAAACATACCACCCTCAGGCTTTGTCCACTTAACCCCCTCTGGCATGTAGTCCTCAAGGGCGTCAAGCATTGCGTCCCTCTTTGGCTTGTAGAACTTTATTATCCTCGGTATGTGCTTCTCCAAGAGCCCCTTTTCAAGGAACTTCCATGCGATAACCTGACCAAATGGATTTGTACAGAGATCGACTGCCTGCTTGGCAATCTCAATCTTCCTTATGAAGTGCGGCTCCCCTGCTATCCAGCCGAGTCTAAATCCTGGAGCAAGAATCTTTGAGAATGTTCCAAAGTAGAATACCCTTCCCTCAGTGTCAAACTTCTTTATCGGTGGAACTGGTTTACCTGAGTAACGGAGCTCACCGTATGGATCATCCTCAATGACCAAGAAGTCATATTCACTTGCAAGCTCTACAAGGTACTTTCTTCTCTCCTCGCTCATTGTCACACCTGCAGGATTCTGGAATGTTGGAACAGTATAAACAAACTTAACCTTCTTATTCTCTGCTTTGAGTTTTCTCAGCTTTTCTTCAAGAAGATCAACCCTCATTCCCTCATCGTCAAGGGGGATCTGAATGAAATTCGGCTCATAGTACTTGAAGGCATTTAAAGCTGCTAAATATGTTGGTGCTTCAACAACTATCAAGTCTCCAGGATTAATGAAGGTCCTCCCGATTAGATCCAAAGCTTGCTGTGAGCCAGAGACAACCATTATGTCCACTTTTGAGATCGGGATTCCGTATCTATCTCGTAACCACTCTGCGATTTTAAGCCTTAATGGAGTGAACCCTTTTGTTGTTCCATACTGAAGGGCTTTATCAGCATGCTCCTCAATGACTTCTTGAGCAATCTGCTTAATCTCCTCCTTTGGAAACGTTGCGGGGTTAGGTAATCCTCCCGCCATAGAGATTACATCAGAAGTCTCAACGAGCTTTAAGAGCTCTCTAATTTCAGATGCTTTCATCTGTAAGGCTTTTTCTGAGAAATAACTCTCATAATCCAGTACTTTGGATTCCAACTTTTTTTGAAGCATCTCTTCCATAGTATAACCCCCACTTTGTTATGATGTACAAATTTGAACATATCCCCAGTTTTATACATGGAAAACTTTGTGGCGATTAAATATAAAGCTTTCGGCATTGGTCGTGAATGCCCTTTATGTTTGTAAAGAAAAAAGTGGTCTTTTTTTTAAGTACATCAAAGTCTCATTACGAACATCAATGTACAGAAAAAGTGAAGAAAGTGCAAATATAAAAAGTGCTGGTCAAAGGGTGAAATATATAAAGCCCCACGAGAAAAATAAGCCTTAACAAAAACTGGAGGGAGCAACAATGACACTGGTTAAAGAAGTCTATGAGATTGCCGAAAAAATCAAGAATATGGAAATTAGAGGAGCAGGAAAGATAGCCAGATCCGCAGCTCTTGCCCTGCAAATACAGGCTGAAAAAAGTAAGGCTAAAACTGCAGAAGAGCTCTGGAAAGAACTGAAAGAGGCAGCAAAACTTTTACACTCAACAAGACCGACCGCTGTTTCTCTTCCAAATGCCCTGAGATACGTCATGTATAGAGGTAAAATTGCGTATCAAGGAAGAGCGGACTTAGAACAGCTGAGATTTATCGTAATAAATGCTGCAAAGGAGTTCATCCACAATTCAGAGAAAGCCATAGAGAGGATAGCAGAATTCGGGGCAAAAAGAATCGAAGATGGGGATATAATAATGACCCACTGCCACTCAAAAGCCGCTATAGGCGTTATGAAAAAAGCGTGGGATGATGGAAAGGACATCAAGGTTATTGTAACAGAAACAAGACCTAAGTGGCAGGGCAAGCTGACGGCAAAGGAATTGGCAGAGTATGGAATCCCAGTAATTTATGTCGTTGACTCAGCAGCGAGACACTACATGAAGATGACCGATAAAGTCATCATGGGGGCTGACAGCATAACAGCCAATGGGGCTGTGATAAACAAAATTGGAACTGCTTTGATAGCTTTAACAGCTAAAGAGCACAGGGTCTGGGTTATGATTGCAGCTGAAACCTACAAATTCCATCCAGAGACAATGCTCGGTCAGCTGGTTGAAATTGAGATGAGAGATCCTCATGAAGTTATTCCAAAGGAAGAGCTTGAGACATGGCCAAAGAACATTGAAGTCTGGAACCCTGCATTTGACGTTACACCTCCCGAATATGTAGATGTCATCATAACTGAGAAAGGAGTAATTCCGCCGTATGCAGCAATTGACATATTAAAGGAAGAGTTTGGCTGGGCTTTCAAGTATACAGAACCTTGGGAAGACTGACTCCATTATTTTCTTTATTTACATCAGTTCTCGGGACAAATAAAGAGACAAAAAGAAAAAACTCAGGGTTTTCTGACCACAAAGAGTGCATGATCTTTTTCATATGGCTCCAGAGAAATGCGCTCAACAATCTCAAAGTACTCGCCCAGCTCTTCCTCAACCATCTTGAAGACTTCTTCTGGCTCCTTTGTAACGTCAATGCTTCTGCTCTTAACGGCGATCATTCCATACCCTCTGCTCTTGAGGTAAGCCTTTGCATTATCAATCAAGATTTTTGCCTGAGTTGGCTGGGCAACATCCTCAAAGATAACATCAACCTTCGTAACCAACGCTCTGTATTCTTCAGGCTTCGTGGCATCTCCAAGGATTGGGATTATGTTCCTTCTCTCCTCAACAATTGGAACCAATTCCCTCAGAACCCTTGGTGAGAACTCAATTCCAAATATTTTGCCCTCCCATCCAACGATGTCGCTCACGTGAGAAGCAGTTGTACCGCTTGCAATCCCCAAATAGAGAACGCTCACCCCAGGTTTGATTGGGAAGTTTTTGAGACCATTCATAATTGCAGCGGCAAGCTTTGACCTCCTTGGGTTCCAGATTCTGTACTCTTCACCTTCCCACTTCACTATACGCTCGCCGTAAACCTTCTGCCCCGGAACTAAATTCTTGGTTGCAATTTTCTCGCTTCCATCTTCATCAATGAACACGTAAACGCCAGGGAATTTGTGCTTTTTAATCTTCATCTACTTCACCTCCTTCTTTTACCTTTCTCCTTTTTGCCTTTGAACTTCTTTCCTTTTTCCTTCCCCTTGAACTTTTTCCCCTTCTTGAACTTCTCCTTCTTTTTCTTCTTCGGCTTCTCCTTCCTCTTCGGCGGATTCGGATACTTCTCTTTAATTTCTTTGATTCTTGCCTCAAGCTCTTTCTTCAGCTCCTCAGCTATGTACTCACCTGAGAAGTAGTCCACACGAGCAGCTATTGCTAACTTACCAGCCAATGCTCTTGCAATTTTACCCCTTTGCCACCATGGAGACTTGTTGATTGCTGGATACTGGTAGATAACACCATGCTTTGGCGGCTTTGCACCAGTCCTTAAGTGTCTGAAGAGAGCTTTTTCAGCACCAAGAACCTGAATTGTCGATGACGGCATCATTGCCAGCTCCTTCAACCCGCCAGCCAAGCTTATCAAACGAGCGGCAAGCTTTGCACCAACGAGACCTTTGAGGTTTGGTGCAACGTCATCCATCGCCCTGTCAATGTAGTCTTCAATCTCTTCTCTAAGCTTGTAGAGGTCATCGATTTCTTTAGCAAAATCTTGAATTATCTTGATGTCCTTTTCATCCATCCATGCGCCCATAGTCTTTTCCTTAGCCTTGAGAATTCTCTCAATTTTGCCCTCGCTAAAGCCGAGCTTTTCGAGGTTCTCTTTAGTTACATTCTCCCTATGCCCTATGTTCTTAACAAAAGCAACATACTGCGGGTGCTTTGGTAAGATCTCATCAAGCTCCGGGAAGTGAAGTGAATACCACTCCCTAAGCCTTGAGACGAGCAGGTTTATGACCTTGTCAATATCATCCAAAGCTTCAATTGCCTGAATCACCATCTTGTCCCTTGCTCCGCTCTGCTCCTGAATCCTCAAACGAGTCAAGGCTACACCAACAGAATAATAGCGTTCAAACCATTCTTTACCGAGAAACTCTTCTGGTCTTTTCCTGAGTATCTCTCCGGCTAAATTTGGGAATTCCGCATCTGCATTAAAGCCAAGCTCTTTTGCTTTCCTGCTTAAATCTGGATGCTCAAAAATGAACTCTTCATAACCTTTCTCTTTAAGCTCTTCAAGAAATGCTATCAGATCATCAGTAATCTCACCAGACAAGAGTCTATCCAAGGCTATCTCAGGCTTTTCTCTGTACTCTCTCTTGGCGATTAGGTTGCCGCTCTCATCAAAGGCATAAATTCCCTGAACGTTTTCGCTTATGTAAGCTTTCATCAGCATCACCTTTTATCATTTTGCTAAAGAAATATAAAAGGATTGAGCTTTTAAACCTAAGCTTCTGAGCTTGGGAAAACTTTCACCACTTTAGAATACTGTTAAAAACCAAAGGTTGAACAAAGCCTTTTATACTGTAGTTTTCTATTTGTAAATGGTGGTATCTATGCCCACGATTAAGGTTTCCGTAATAGGCGAAAGCGTTTCTCCAACGAGGATGATAGTCAAAGGAAAGAAAACTGAATACGTTGTTGATAAAGATGAGTCAAGCCCCCTTGAATACATTTTGGCAGCATTTGCAGGTTGCATAAACATTGTTGGGTTTATGGTTGCAAAGGATATGAACCTTGATATAGAAAAAATCATCGTTGAAATTAGTGGAAAGCTCAATACAGACAAACTCATGGGCAAAAACGTTGAAGATAGAGCGGGATATAAGGAGATTAAGGTCAAAGTCAAGGTTCAGGGGAACGTCGAAGAGGGGAAGCTTAAAGAATGGATTGCCAAAGTAGAAGAGAGATGTCCGATAGGAGATAACATAATGCACGAAACCCCCGTCTGTGTTGAAGTTGAAAAAGCTTAGCTCTTTTCTTTTTCCTTTAAAAAGTTTAAAGAGGGAACACTTTAATCCTTTGTTGGCAGGTGTGGAATAATCCAGCTTAAAAAGCTGTCTAAACTCCTTGTTTGAATATAAAGAGTCCCTGTTCCATAGAACTCCGCAACCAAACCTTCCCCACTTAGGAAGGTGCTTTTCAATCCCCCTACCCTTTTAACCCTGAAGTCTAATCCTTCGCTGAATGCAACCAAGTGACCGGTGTCAATTATAAAATGCTCATTGTTCAGCTCAACTTTTTGAATTGCTCCATAGCTTGAAAGGAACACCACACCCCTTCCGCTCATCTTCAGGAGGAACAACCCCTCTCTGGCAAAAAATGTCTTTGCTCCTCCCCATTTTGTATCAATCTTTATATCTGCTGAACTTGCCAAAAATGCCCCGCTCTGAGCATATAATGTTCCGTCAATCTCAAAAGCTTCGATGTCTCCAGGATAAGGCGGTGCAAACCCTACTTTTCCCCCATCTCTTTCAGCTTTAAATATATTTATGAAAAAGCTTTCTCCAGCCAAGAGAGATCTCTTAAGTGCTCCAAAAATGCCGCCCTTTGCCTTTGTTTCTATTTTTATGCTGGGGCTCATAAACACCATAGCCCCCGCTTCCGCTTGTACTGCTTCTCCCCTTTCCAGCTCAACCTCAACTAAGCTAAAACTTGGTCTATGCTTTATCTCATACCTCACAAGGGTCACCTAAAATTTAACTATGAGTGGTGGTATATATCACTTCCTATCGCCAATTGACGAAAAACAATTGACCTTTTACCG
This genomic window contains:
- a CDS encoding deoxyhypusine synthase, with the protein product MEINLDEQRVVKDITLRHGMSVNEITKQLFESGGFVAKKFAIAVDILERMIKDKDTFKFLSFPACIMATGTRGIIVDLIKNKLFDAVVTTCGTLDHDLARLWKPYYHGSFLMNDRELHKQGINRLGNVLVPNDSYWIVEEKLQGIFQDIYDSGKRRLATYELVWEIGKRLENEEGKENSFTYWAYKNKIPVFIPGITDGAVGYQLWLFMQDKEDFIVDVFKDETKLDEIMASLASNNKKSGALMIGGGISKHHTIWWNQFWKEGLDYAVYITTAVEWDGSLSGARMREAVSWGKVKEDARYVTVEGDATVLLPFMIASLLERL
- a CDS encoding aminotransferase-like domain-containing protein translates to MEEMLQKKLESKVLDYESYFSEKALQMKASEIRELLKLVETSDVISMAGGLPNPATFPKEEIKQIAQEVIEEHADKALQYGTTKGFTPLRLKIAEWLRDRYGIPISKVDIMVVSGSQQALDLIGRTFINPGDLIVVEAPTYLAALNAFKYYEPNFIQIPLDDEGMRVDLLEEKLRKLKAENKKVKFVYTVPTFQNPAGVTMSEERRKYLVELASEYDFLVIEDDPYGELRYSGKPVPPIKKFDTEGRVFYFGTFSKILAPGFRLGWIAGEPHFIRKIEIAKQAVDLCTNPFGQVIAWKFLEKGLLEKHIPRIIKFYKPKRDAMLDALEDYMPEGVKWTKPEGGMFVWATVPESIDTKKMLEKAVAKGVAYVPGEAFFAYRDVKNTMRLNFTYVDEEKIKIGIQKLAETIKEELGM
- a CDS encoding ribose 1,5-bisphosphate isomerase yields the protein MTLVKEVYEIAEKIKNMEIRGAGKIARSAALALQIQAEKSKAKTAEELWKELKEAAKLLHSTRPTAVSLPNALRYVMYRGKIAYQGRADLEQLRFIVINAAKEFIHNSEKAIERIAEFGAKRIEDGDIIMTHCHSKAAIGVMKKAWDDGKDIKVIVTETRPKWQGKLTAKELAEYGIPVIYVVDSAARHYMKMTDKVIMGADSITANGAVINKIGTALIALTAKEHRVWVMIAAETYKFHPETMLGQLVEIEMRDPHEVIPKEELETWPKNIEVWNPAFDVTPPEYVDVIITEKGVIPPYAAIDILKEEFGWAFKYTEPWED
- a CDS encoding fibrillarin-like rRNA/tRNA 2'-O-methyltransferase, encoding MKIKKHKFPGVYVFIDEDGSEKIATKNLVPGQKVYGERIVKWEGEEYRIWNPRRSKLAAAIMNGLKNFPIKPGVSVLYLGIASGTTASHVSDIVGWEGKIFGIEFSPRVLRELVPIVEERRNIIPILGDATKPEEYRALVTKVDVIFEDVAQPTQAKILIDNAKAYLKSRGYGMIAVKSRSIDVTKEPEEVFKMVEEELGEYFEIVERISLEPYEKDHALFVVRKP
- a CDS encoding rRNA biogenesis Nop5/Nop56-like protein (functions along with aFIB and aL7a; guides 2'-O-methylation of ribose to specific sites in RNAs) is translated as MKAYISENVQGIYAFDESGNLIAKREYREKPEIALDRLLSGEITDDLIAFLEELKEKGYEEFIFEHPDLSRKAKELGFNADAEFPNLAGEILRKRPEEFLGKEWFERYYSVGVALTRLRIQEQSGARDKMVIQAIEALDDIDKVINLLVSRLREWYSLHFPELDEILPKHPQYVAFVKNIGHRENVTKENLEKLGFSEGKIERILKAKEKTMGAWMDEKDIKIIQDFAKEIDDLYKLREEIEDYIDRAMDDVAPNLKGLVGAKLAARLISLAGGLKELAMMPSSTIQVLGAEKALFRHLRTGAKPPKHGVIYQYPAINKSPWWQRGKIARALAGKLAIAARVDYFSGEYIAEELKKELEARIKEIKEKYPNPPKRKEKPKKKKKEKFKKGKKFKGKEKGKKFKGKKEKGKRRR
- a CDS encoding OsmC family protein, translated to MVVSMPTIKVSVIGESVSPTRMIVKGKKTEYVVDKDESSPLEYILAAFAGCINIVGFMVAKDMNLDIEKIIVEISGKLNTDKLMGKNVEDRAGYKEIKVKVKVQGNVEEGKLKEWIAKVEERCPIGDNIMHETPVCVEVEKA
- a CDS encoding TIGR00266 family protein; protein product: MRYEIKHRPSFSLVEVELERGEAVQAEAGAMVFMSPSIKIETKAKGGIFGALKRSLLAGESFFINIFKAERDGGKVGFAPPYPGDIEAFEIDGTLYAQSGAFLASSADIKIDTKWGGAKTFFAREGLFLLKMSGRGVVFLSSYGAIQKVELNNEHFIIDTGHLVAFSEGLDFRVKRVGGLKSTFLSGEGLVAEFYGTGTLYIQTRSLDSFLSWIIPHLPTKD